The Halorhabdus sp. BNX81 genome includes a region encoding these proteins:
- a CDS encoding proteasome-activating nucleotidase, protein MSRSPSLPDRPTLDLDPEMSPSERLAALEEHYAKVVAVNDQLQAKLEGAYEKQRSLADDVDSLERENQALKTASLYIATAEEITDDGVIVRQHGNNQEVLTELPSGLAGDVEPGDRVAINDSFNVKATLEAETDARAQAMQIDGSPDVSYDDIGGLDEQLREVREAVEEPLLNAEQFREVGIDPPSGVLLHGPPGTGKTMLAKAVANQTDATFIKMAGSELVRKFIGEGAKLVRDLFELAEEREPAIIFIDEIDALAAKRTDSKTSGDAEVQRTMMQLLSEMDGFDDRGEIRIIAATNRFDMLDRAILRPGRFDRLIEVPEPDIEGRERILEIHTRDMNLADSVDLGDIAGETEGMTGAELESLTTEAGMFAIRDSRTEVTEADFTDAIEKIEEAEEDSVGTPVMFY, encoded by the coding sequence ATGTCCCGCAGTCCCTCGCTGCCGGATCGCCCGACGCTCGATCTCGATCCCGAGATGTCGCCGTCCGAACGACTCGCAGCGCTCGAGGAACACTACGCGAAGGTCGTTGCCGTCAACGACCAGCTCCAGGCAAAGCTTGAGGGGGCCTACGAGAAACAACGCTCGCTCGCCGACGACGTAGACTCTCTCGAACGAGAGAACCAGGCGTTGAAGACTGCCTCGCTCTACATCGCGACGGCCGAAGAGATCACCGACGACGGCGTGATCGTCAGACAGCACGGCAACAATCAGGAAGTCCTGACGGAGCTACCGTCGGGACTCGCCGGGGACGTCGAACCCGGCGACCGCGTCGCGATCAACGACTCGTTCAACGTCAAAGCGACCCTGGAGGCCGAGACCGACGCCCGAGCGCAGGCGATGCAGATCGATGGGAGTCCGGACGTCTCCTACGACGACATCGGCGGGCTCGACGAACAGCTACGGGAAGTCCGGGAAGCCGTCGAAGAACCGCTCCTCAACGCCGAACAGTTCCGCGAGGTCGGGATCGACCCGCCGAGCGGCGTCCTGCTGCACGGTCCGCCGGGGACGGGCAAGACGATGCTCGCCAAAGCCGTCGCCAACCAGACCGACGCCACCTTCATCAAGATGGCCGGCTCCGAACTCGTCCGGAAGTTCATCGGCGAGGGCGCGAAACTCGTGCGTGACCTGTTCGAACTCGCCGAGGAACGCGAACCGGCGATCATCTTCATCGACGAGATCGACGCACTCGCGGCCAAACGGACCGACAGCAAGACCTCCGGTGACGCCGAGGTCCAGCGGACGATGATGCAACTCTTGAGCGAGATGGATGGCTTCGACGATCGCGGCGAGATCCGGATCATCGCCGCGACCAACCGCTTCGACATGCTCGATCGGGCTATCCTTCGACCTGGTCGCTTCGACCGCCTCATCGAAGTGCCCGAACCCGACATCGAGGGCCGTGAACGCATTCTGGAGATCCACACTCGCGACATGAACCTCGCCGATTCGGTCGATCTCGGCGACATCGCCGGCGAGACCGAAGGCATGACCGGCGCGGAACTCGAAAGTCTCACCACCGAGGCCGGGATGTTCGCGATCCGGGACAGCCGGACCGAAGTTACTGAAGCTGACTTCACCGACGCCATCGAGAAGATCGAGGAAGCCGAGGAGGACAGCGTCGGGACGCCTGTGATGTTCTACTGA
- a CDS encoding GTPase: protein MSHPFETLPTTPTSEELIDQAFSRAARAGRAKSGHDAQQSMLQTAANVLSDNLENVVTQWPDFDDLDPFYRGLADAEHGVDELRQHLSEVTWASRKTSDIRDEYQSRLRGVDVDGARKLRKQAFARLADITRQVDENLAALADARQALRKLPDIKPDEPVIVIAGYPNVGKSSFVNSVTRADNEIAAYPFTTTQIHVGHIERDHIRYQLVDTPGLLDRPPAERNAIEAQAVSALEHLADAVIVMVDASGECGFPIDVQLELRDDIASRFGDAPVLTVCNKADRSRDVEADHYMSVTEDDNVEGVLDAVIDAVGYEPELPFEE, encoded by the coding sequence ATGAGCCATCCCTTCGAGACCCTCCCGACGACTCCCACGTCGGAGGAACTCATCGACCAGGCGTTCTCGCGGGCCGCCCGGGCCGGCCGGGCCAAGTCCGGCCACGACGCCCAGCAGTCGATGCTCCAGACCGCGGCGAACGTCCTCTCGGACAACCTCGAGAACGTCGTCACCCAATGGCCCGACTTCGACGACCTCGACCCGTTCTATCGTGGGCTTGCCGACGCCGAACACGGGGTCGACGAGTTGCGCCAGCATCTCTCGGAAGTGACGTGGGCGAGTCGCAAGACCAGCGACATCCGTGACGAGTATCAGTCCCGGCTTCGGGGCGTCGACGTCGACGGCGCGCGCAAACTCCGCAAGCAAGCGTTCGCCCGCCTGGCCGACATCACCCGTCAGGTGGACGAGAACCTTGCGGCGCTGGCCGACGCCAGGCAGGCCCTCCGAAAACTACCGGACATCAAACCCGACGAACCCGTCATCGTCATCGCGGGCTACCCCAACGTCGGGAAGTCCTCGTTCGTCAACAGCGTGACGCGGGCCGACAACGAGATCGCTGCCTATCCGTTCACGACGACCCAGATTCACGTCGGCCATATCGAGCGCGATCACATCCGGTATCAACTGGTGGATACGCCCGGACTCCTCGATCGCCCGCCGGCGGAGCGCAACGCGATCGAAGCCCAGGCCGTGAGCGCGCTCGAACACCTCGCGGATGCCGTCATCGTGATGGTCGACGCCAGCGGCGAGTGTGGCTTCCCGATCGACGTCCAACTCGAACTCAGAGACGACATCGCTTCCCGGTTCGGCGACGCGCCCGTATTGACGGTCTGTAACAAGGCCGACCGCTCGCGGGACGTCGAGGCCGACCACTACATGAGCGTCACCGAGGACGACAACGTCGAGGGTGTCCTCGACGCGGTGATCGACGCTGTCGGGTACGAACCCGAGCTTCCCTTCGAAGAATAG
- a CDS encoding SIMPL domain-containing protein (The SIMPL domain is named for its presence in mouse protein SIMPL (signalling molecule that associates with mouse pelle-like kinase). Bacterial member BP26, from Brucella, was shown to assemble into a channel-like structure, while YggE from E. coli has been associated with resistance to oxidative stress.) — protein sequence MKLNRSTLLVAAVAVLLLAAVGAATAITPAAQTDQPAKQIDVAGSAEVSAQPDQAVLRLGVVATAEDAQTARTQVAENVTAVRSALTELNVSEDQIETGYYDIGEVRERPETEGTTEYRAVHTLEVTLDDTERVGDVIDTAIDSGANRVDGVSFTLSEERRHELRQDALQKAMDRARTDADTLATSGDLQVVGASSISASDVSVSPYRVEETMTAADAVGGAASTTIERGPVDVSASVQVVYNATSA from the coding sequence ATGAAACTCAACAGATCGACCCTCCTGGTGGCCGCCGTGGCGGTACTACTGCTCGCTGCGGTGGGCGCTGCGACAGCAATCACGCCCGCAGCACAGACCGACCAGCCGGCCAAGCAGATCGACGTCGCCGGATCAGCGGAGGTTTCGGCCCAACCGGATCAGGCCGTCCTCCGGCTCGGCGTCGTCGCGACCGCCGAGGACGCCCAGACTGCCCGTACGCAGGTTGCCGAGAACGTCACCGCCGTGCGCTCGGCGCTGACAGAGCTGAACGTCTCCGAGGACCAGATCGAGACGGGATACTACGATATTGGCGAAGTACGCGAACGCCCCGAGACCGAAGGGACGACTGAATACCGTGCCGTCCACACGCTCGAAGTCACGCTCGATGATACCGAGCGTGTCGGCGACGTGATCGACACTGCCATCGACAGCGGTGCCAACCGCGTCGACGGCGTCTCCTTTACGCTCTCAGAGGAGCGACGCCACGAGCTCCGTCAGGACGCCCTCCAAAAGGCGATGGATCGTGCTCGCACGGACGCCGACACTCTCGCAACCAGTGGTGATCTCCAGGTCGTCGGTGCGTCCTCGATCAGTGCCAGTGACGTCAGCGTCAGCCCCTACCGCGTCGAGGAAACCATGACGGCCGCCGACGCTGTAGGCGGTGCAGCCTCGACCACGATCGAGCGCGGCCCCGTCGACGTTTCGGCCTCCGTCCAGGTCGTCTACAACGCGACCAGCGCCTGA
- a CDS encoding TIGR00341 family protein, translating into MRLVQVTIPAGKLEAIEAALEDVDVEYILTDETSGREYTAVAYIPLPTNAVEPVLEKLREAGIDEQAYTVVVEANTVISRRFEELTDRYAEEKSEERIAREELTSKAADLAPATWSYAILTVVSAVIATAGLLLDSPAVIVGSMVIAPLIGPAMAASVGTVVDDQGLFRRGIGLQIAGLGLAVLSAAAFAFVVKNLFLVPPGLDVTEIPAVRERLLPDFLSLVVALGAGVAGVVSLSTGVSTALVGVMIAVALIPPAATVGIGIAWGLPAVSLGSGILTLVNVLSINLAALAVLWYLGYRPTHWFREDDARSSTLKRVLALVAAIAVLSVFLGGVTYDTYTRATVDGQIDEAVREVVEETPGSTVHSISTERTGGLFFQQPERVIVTVGVPPGESPPALGERLDSRLDASLDRDVTTELRYVATEVAAG; encoded by the coding sequence GTGCGACTCGTCCAGGTCACAATTCCGGCTGGCAAGCTCGAGGCCATCGAGGCGGCGCTCGAAGATGTCGACGTCGAGTACATCCTCACCGACGAGACCAGCGGCCGGGAGTACACCGCCGTCGCGTACATCCCGTTGCCGACCAACGCCGTCGAACCGGTCCTGGAGAAACTCCGGGAGGCGGGCATCGACGAACAGGCCTACACGGTCGTCGTCGAAGCCAACACCGTCATCTCGAGGCGGTTCGAGGAACTCACGGATCGCTACGCCGAGGAGAAAAGCGAGGAACGCATCGCCCGGGAAGAACTCACGTCCAAGGCCGCGGACCTCGCGCCGGCGACCTGGAGTTACGCCATCCTGACGGTCGTCTCCGCCGTGATCGCGACCGCCGGCCTCCTGCTGGACTCGCCGGCGGTCATCGTCGGCTCGATGGTGATCGCGCCGCTGATCGGGCCCGCGATGGCCGCAAGCGTCGGGACCGTCGTCGACGACCAGGGGCTGTTCCGGCGGGGCATCGGCCTGCAGATCGCGGGGCTGGGGCTGGCCGTGCTGAGCGCGGCCGCGTTCGCGTTCGTAGTCAAGAACCTGTTTCTCGTCCCACCCGGACTCGACGTGACCGAGATTCCGGCCGTCCGCGAGCGACTCCTCCCGGATTTCCTCTCGCTGGTCGTCGCGCTGGGTGCCGGTGTGGCGGGCGTCGTCAGCCTCTCGACGGGCGTCTCGACGGCCCTGGTCGGCGTCATGATCGCCGTCGCGTTGATCCCGCCCGCCGCGACGGTCGGCATCGGCATCGCGTGGGGGCTGCCCGCCGTCAGCCTCGGATCGGGCATCCTGACGCTGGTGAACGTCCTTTCGATCAACCTGGCCGCGCTGGCGGTGCTTTGGTACCTGGGCTACCGGCCGACCCACTGGTTTCGTGAGGACGACGCCCGCTCAAGCACGCTCAAGCGCGTCCTCGCACTCGTGGCTGCGATCGCTGTCCTGTCGGTCTTTCTGGGCGGGGTGACCTACGACACGTACACGCGAGCCACTGTCGACGGCCAGATCGACGAGGCAGTCCGGGAAGTGGTCGAAGAGACGCCGGGGTCGACGGTCCACTCGATCTCGACCGAACGGACCGGTGGGCTGTTCTTCCAGCAGCCCGAGCGGGTGATCGTCACGGTCGGCGTGCCGCCCGGCGAGTCACCGCCGGCGCTCGGCGAACGGCTCGACAGCCGTCTCGACGCGAGTCTCGACCGGGACGTGACTACCGAGTTGCGATACGTGGCCACCGAAGTCGCCGCCGGCTGA
- a CDS encoding phosphoglycolate phosphatase, which produces MSGATAPPLVTDVDGTLTDDELRLDPRMGTALREWDGPVVLATGKVLPFPIALANYLGLERTVIAENGGVTFVDATDELGVHGDREAAQAVADAYVEAGYDLGWGPADLPNRWRETEVIAARDQPLEPLRDLAAEHGLEVVDTQYAYHVKSPTMTKGKGLETVADALGYEPTEFVAVGDSTNDVSTFEAAGTAIAVANADDAALAAADHVTDAEFADGFLEALDRVDAGEW; this is translated from the coding sequence ATGAGTGGAGCTACCGCGCCGCCGCTCGTGACGGACGTCGACGGGACACTGACCGACGACGAATTACGTCTCGATCCCCGGATGGGGACCGCCCTCCGGGAATGGGACGGCCCGGTCGTACTCGCGACGGGCAAGGTCCTCCCGTTTCCGATCGCACTCGCAAATTACCTCGGGCTTGAACGGACCGTCATCGCCGAGAACGGCGGCGTCACGTTCGTCGACGCGACCGACGAACTCGGCGTCCACGGCGACCGCGAGGCGGCCCAGGCTGTCGCCGACGCCTACGTCGAGGCCGGATACGACCTCGGATGGGGGCCGGCGGACCTGCCCAATCGGTGGCGCGAGACCGAAGTGATCGCCGCCCGTGACCAGCCGCTCGAACCGCTTCGGGACCTTGCGGCCGAGCACGGTCTGGAGGTCGTCGACACCCAGTACGCCTACCACGTCAAGTCCCCGACGATGACCAAGGGAAAGGGTCTGGAAACGGTCGCCGACGCGCTTGGGTACGAGCCGACCGAATTCGTCGCCGTGGGCGACTCGACCAACGACGTCTCGACCTTCGAGGCCGCCGGGACGGCCATCGCGGTCGCCAACGCCGACGACGCGGCCCTCGCGGCGGCCGACCACGTCACGGACGCGGAATTCGCCGATGGCTTTCTGGAGGCGCTGGATCGAGTCGACGCCGGCGAGTGGTGA
- a CDS encoding GTP-binding protein, translating to MTPDRAVLERAIERGEREGGSVEFKERLTRDTHLVDGRLESLAAQLRHRVLSGDGEATYVVGITDDGNLAGIDPEAFSESMDVLSLLADEAGAHIEDVETWGVDGEGNAVRGQSGERGIAGVATIREGAVMDDDEHIVVGTAGHVDHGKSTLVGSLVTGQADDGQGGTRSYMDIRPHEVERGLSADLSYGVYGFDDDGPVRMDNPDRKTDRARIVEEADRLVSFVDTVGHEPWLRTTIRGLVGQKLDYGLLTVAADDGPTKTTREHLGILLATELPTIVAITKADLVDADRIATVEREVERLLRDVEKTPLPVERHGVDAAIEEISETVVPVVTTSAVTGDGLDTLDELFERLPKTGGDETAQFRMYVDRSYNVTGVGAVASGTINAGRVEAGDELLLGPMADGTFREVEARSIEMHYHRVDEGRAGRIVGIALKGVEEQDVERGMVLLPREADPQPVREFEAEVMVLNHPTRIGEGYEPVVHLETISEAAAFYPEGGQLLPGDSGRARVRFKFRPYLVEEGQRFVFREGRSKGVGTVTDVTGVE from the coding sequence ATGACTCCCGACCGGGCCGTCCTCGAACGCGCGATCGAGCGCGGCGAGCGCGAGGGCGGCAGCGTCGAGTTCAAGGAACGCCTGACTCGCGATACGCACCTCGTCGACGGTCGCCTCGAAAGTCTGGCCGCCCAGCTTCGCCACCGCGTCCTCAGCGGCGACGGCGAGGCGACCTACGTTGTGGGGATCACCGACGACGGGAACCTGGCTGGTATCGACCCCGAGGCGTTCTCCGAATCGATGGACGTCCTCTCGCTGCTCGCCGACGAAGCCGGGGCGCACATCGAGGACGTCGAGACCTGGGGGGTCGACGGGGAGGGCAATGCCGTCCGTGGCCAGTCCGGCGAGCGCGGGATCGCCGGTGTGGCGACGATCCGGGAGGGCGCGGTCATGGACGACGACGAGCACATCGTTGTCGGGACCGCCGGCCACGTCGACCACGGCAAGAGCACCCTCGTCGGCTCGCTCGTAACGGGCCAGGCCGACGACGGCCAGGGCGGGACGCGCTCGTACATGGATATTCGCCCCCACGAGGTCGAGCGCGGCCTCTCCGCCGATCTTTCGTATGGCGTCTACGGCTTCGACGACGACGGCCCCGTCCGGATGGACAACCCCGACCGGAAGACCGACCGCGCACGGATCGTCGAGGAGGCCGACCGCCTCGTGAGCTTCGTCGATACGGTCGGCCACGAGCCCTGGCTCCGGACCACGATCCGCGGGCTCGTCGGCCAGAAGCTCGATTACGGCCTGTTGACGGTTGCTGCCGACGATGGGCCCACCAAGACGACCCGCGAACACCTGGGCATCCTGCTGGCGACCGAACTGCCGACGATCGTCGCCATCACGAAGGCCGATCTCGTCGACGCCGACCGGATCGCCACAGTCGAGCGTGAGGTCGAGCGCCTGCTGCGGGACGTCGAGAAGACACCGCTGCCGGTCGAGCGCCACGGCGTCGACGCCGCGATCGAGGAGATCTCAGAGACCGTCGTCCCCGTGGTGACGACCAGCGCCGTCACGGGCGATGGACTCGACACCTTAGACGAACTCTTCGAGCGACTCCCCAAGACCGGTGGCGACGAGACCGCGCAGTTCCGGATGTACGTCGACCGCTCCTACAACGTCACCGGCGTCGGCGCGGTCGCCTCGGGGACGATCAACGCCGGCCGCGTCGAGGCCGGTGACGAACTCCTGCTGGGGCCGATGGCCGATGGCACCTTCCGCGAAGTCGAGGCCCGCTCTATCGAGATGCACTACCACCGCGTCGACGAGGGCCGTGCCGGTCGGATCGTCGGTATCGCGCTGAAAGGCGTCGAAGAACAGGACGTCGAACGCGGGATGGTCCTCCTGCCCCGCGAAGCCGATCCCCAACCGGTCCGGGAGTTCGAGGCCGAGGTGATGGTGCTCAACCACCCGACGCGGATCGGCGAGGGCTACGAACCCGTGGTGCACTTAGAGACAATCAGCGAGGCCGCCGCGTTCTATCCCGAGGGCGGCCAGCTACTTCCGGGCGACAGCGGGCGGGCGCGCGTTCGGTTCAAGTTCCGGCCGTATCTGGTCGAGGAAGGCCAGCGCTTCGTCTTCCGGGAGGGGCGCTCGAAGGGCGTCGGCACGGTGACGGACGTGACAGGCGTGGAGTGA